A single region of the Anaerostipes rhamnosivorans genome encodes:
- a CDS encoding AraC family transcriptional regulator: MRESLISQLEVITEEEQKILDGRNVSRTLYTTKKTFEVEAEKLLRDGRLIQVRTHTRFIDFPEHNHNYIEMMYVCQGKITHFIGGKEVVMEEGDFLILNQHVRHSICCASREDLGINFIALPEFFDIPLQMLQGNNVLADFLVDTLRQNSFSEKYLLFKLSGILEIENLMENIVYSLKNLGKNEEKINQLSMGLVFLHILNHIDKLDYTSPQNYKEIVLQTTLSYIDQHYKEANLSKLSEDLNQSLSVLSRMIKQNFGHTFQELVQRKKFQKAMTLLSETNLSIADIVAAVGYENSSYFYRKFKEKYHMSPREYRLTHRNGDQIRI; encoded by the coding sequence GTGAGGGAAAGCCTGATCAGCCAGTTGGAAGTCATAACAGAAGAAGAACAGAAGATCCTGGACGGGAGAAATGTAAGCAGAACTTTATATACCACAAAAAAGACGTTTGAAGTGGAAGCCGAAAAACTTCTGAGGGACGGGCGTCTGATCCAGGTGAGGACACACACAAGATTTATTGATTTTCCGGAGCATAATCATAATTATATAGAGATGATGTATGTCTGCCAGGGAAAGATCACCCATTTTATCGGCGGTAAGGAAGTGGTCATGGAGGAGGGAGATTTTCTCATCCTGAACCAACATGTCCGCCACAGCATCTGTTGCGCATCCAGGGAGGATCTGGGGATCAACTTTATCGCTCTGCCGGAGTTTTTTGATATTCCGCTGCAGATGCTCCAGGGAAATAATGTGTTAGCTGATTTTCTGGTGGATACGCTCAGACAAAATTCCTTTTCTGAAAAATATCTGCTGTTTAAGCTTTCCGGTATCTTAGAGATTGAGAATCTTATGGAGAACATCGTCTATTCCTTAAAAAACCTGGGCAAAAATGAAGAAAAGATCAACCAGCTGTCTATGGGGCTTGTGTTCCTTCATATACTAAACCATATAGACAAGCTGGACTATACTTCTCCCCAGAATTACAAGGAGATCGTACTCCAGACAACACTGAGTTATATAGACCAGCATTACAAGGAGGCGAATCTTTCTAAGCTTTCAGAGGATTTGAACCAGTCCCTGTCTGTGCTGAGCCGGATGATCAAACAAAATTTCGGACACACGTTCCAGGAACTGGTGCAGAGAAAGAAGTTCCAGAAAGCCATGACACTGTTGTCCGAGACAAATCTGTCCATCGCAGATATTGTGGCGGCTGTCGGTTATGAGAACAGCAGCTATTTTTACAGGAAGTTTAAAGAAAAATATCATATGTCCCCCAGAGAATACCGCCTGACTCACCGAAACGGGGATCAAATACGTATATAA
- a CDS encoding type II toxin-antitoxin system Phd/YefM family antitoxin, producing MMMSVVNVTNARRDIYNLLEKVNNGSEPVTIVNSKGQNAVLVGEQDWKAIEETLYLNNIPGMREHLQVGMKTPIEDCEEYKEDEEW from the coding sequence ATGATGATGAGTGTTGTAAATGTCACGAATGCAAGACGAGATATCTATAATCTTTTAGAGAAAGTGAATAACGGAAGCGAGCCTGTAACGATTGTAAATAGCAAAGGACAAAATGCAGTTTTAGTTGGCGAGCAAGATTGGAAAGCGATTGAAGAAACACTTTATTTGAATAACATACCAGGGATGAGAGAACATCTGCAAGTTGGAATGAAGACTCCTATTGAAGATTGTGAAGAATATAAGGAGGATGAAGAGTGGTAA
- the rhaB gene encoding rhamnulokinase, whose translation MKKYFLAVDIGASSGRHILGTLENGKLKLDEIYRFPNSMENEDGSLCWNTDALFYEIKQGLKKCRDLGKIPVCMGIDTWAVDYVLLDENDCPIGKSYGYRDSRTQGMDTKVYEEISLKELYERTGIQKQIFNTIYQLTADREKEPKRLDQAKSLLMIPDYFNFLLTGVKKTEYTNATTTQLVDPETKDWDYPLIKRLGFPEEIFQEIAVPGTFVGNFTEEIQKDIGFNCQVVLPATHDTGSAVAAIPTEDEQALYISSGTWSLMGTELTKADCSMESMKANLTNEGGVDYRFRYLKNIMGLWMIQSVKKEFDTEYSFSYLCEMASKQTIPSIVDCNNESFLAPDSMIAAVKDYCQKTSQQVPKSEWETAAVIYHSLAECYAKTIREIESLTGKTYEKIYVVGGGANAGYLNELTAKYTGCTVYAGPSEATAIGSLLLQMRYAGCFKDLKEARNCVAQSFEIEIYKPENIGGKAS comes from the coding sequence ATGAAAAAATATTTTTTGGCAGTGGACATCGGAGCTTCCAGCGGAAGGCATATCTTAGGCACTCTGGAAAACGGAAAGCTGAAGCTTGACGAGATCTACCGGTTTCCAAACAGTATGGAGAACGAGGACGGCTCCCTGTGCTGGAACACAGACGCTCTGTTTTACGAGATCAAGCAGGGGCTTAAAAAATGCAGGGATCTGGGGAAAATTCCTGTCTGTATGGGAATCGACACCTGGGCAGTGGATTACGTTTTACTGGATGAAAATGACTGTCCTATAGGAAAGTCTTACGGGTACCGTGACAGCAGGACGCAGGGAATGGATACAAAAGTATATGAGGAGATCTCTCTTAAGGAGCTGTATGAGAGAACCGGGATACAGAAGCAGATCTTTAATACAATTTACCAGCTGACAGCGGACAGGGAGAAGGAACCAAAACGTCTTGATCAGGCCAAAAGCCTTCTTATGATCCCGGACTACTTTAACTTTCTTCTGACAGGAGTCAAGAAGACGGAGTACACCAATGCCACCACAACGCAACTGGTGGATCCGGAGACAAAGGATTGGGATTATCCTTTGATAAAGCGTCTCGGTTTTCCTGAAGAGATCTTTCAGGAAATAGCGGTTCCCGGAACTTTTGTCGGAAACTTCACTGAGGAGATCCAGAAGGACATCGGATTCAACTGCCAGGTGGTGCTTCCGGCAACCCATGATACTGGGTCTGCAGTGGCAGCCATACCAACGGAAGATGAACAGGCTTTATATATCAGCTCTGGCACATGGTCCCTGATGGGAACCGAGCTTACAAAAGCGGACTGTTCCATGGAAAGTATGAAGGCCAACCTGACCAATGAGGGAGGCGTGGATTACCGGTTCCGTTATTTGAAAAATATCATGGGACTGTGGATGATACAGTCTGTAAAGAAGGAGTTTGACACGGAATATTCATTTTCCTATCTCTGTGAGATGGCATCTAAGCAGACGATCCCATCCATTGTGGACTGCAACAATGAGTCATTTCTGGCACCGGACAGCATGATAGCGGCGGTAAAAGATTACTGCCAAAAGACCTCACAGCAGGTGCCGAAGAGCGAGTGGGAGACAGCGGCAGTGATCTATCACAGTCTGGCAGAATGTTATGCAAAGACCATCAGGGAGATCGAGAGCCTGACAGGTAAAACGTATGAAAAGATTTATGTAGTGGGCGGAGGCGCAAACGCCGGATACCTCAATGAGCTGACAGCAAAATATACCGGGTGTACCGTATATGCAGGACCGTCAGAGGCAACAGCCATAGGAAGCCTGCTCTTACAGATGAGATACGCCGGATGTTTTAAGGATTTGAAAGAAGCAAGAAACTGTGTGGCGCAGTCATTTGAAATAGAAATTTATAAACCGGAAAATATAGGAGGAAAAGCATCATGA
- a CDS encoding Txe/YoeB family addiction module toxin, with protein sequence MVKYKIVFTKQASKEKKLIKQAGLEKKARQLLTIISLDPFQNPPPYEKLVGNFDGLISRRINIKHRLVYQVYEEEQTIKILSLWSHYERL encoded by the coding sequence GTGGTAAAATACAAAATTGTATTTACAAAGCAAGCCTCTAAAGAAAAGAAGTTGATAAAACAGGCGGGCTTAGAAAAAAAGGCCAGACAATTACTCACAATTATTTCTTTGGATCCATTTCAGAATCCGCCTCCGTATGAAAAACTTGTAGGGAATTTCGATGGCTTGATTTCCCGGCGTATTAATATAAAACATCGTCTTGTATATCAAGTTTATGAAGAGGAACAGACGATAAAAATTTTAAGTCTCTGGTCGCATTATGAGCGGTTATAA
- a CDS encoding hydratase: MINLYEKGAFLVDGTELVDEKNAERLNQLVGSVPTKEEAKQNTIAYGILNDHNTSGSMDKLMIKFDTLTSHDITFVGIIQTARASGIEKFPVPYVLTNCHNSLCAVGGTINEDDHMFGLTAAKRYGGMYVPPHQAVIHQFAREMLAGGGKMILGSDSHTRYGALGTMAMGEGGPELVKQLLNRTYDINMPSVVGVYLTGKPEKGVGPQDVALAIIGAVFECGYVNNKVMEFVGPGVANLSADFRIGIDVMTTETTCLSSIWKTDDTIKEFYEIHGREKDYKELNPGAVAYYDGMVEVDLSKIKPMIAMPFHPSNTYTIDEVNANLSDVLAEVEKRAMVSLDGAVDYSLQDKIKDGKLYVDQGIIAGCAGGGYENICEAAHILKGASIGSDEFTLSVYPASTPVFMELVKNGAVADLMATGAVVKTAFCGPCFGAGDTPANNAFSIRHSTRNFPNREGSKLQSGQIASVALMDARSIAATAANKGYLTPATDLDSDFNVPKYFFDKTIYENRVFDSKGVADTSVEVQFGPNIKDWPKMSALPENLLLKVVSEIHDPVTTTDELIPSGETSSYRSNPLGLAEFTLSRKDPAYVGLAKEIQKGQKAIEAGTCPLDVVEELKPVMEAVNKKYPGTGEGNLGIGSTIFAVKPGDGSAREQAASCQKVLGGWANIANGYATKRYRSNLINWGMLPLTIEEGALPFKNKDYLFLPGIREAVEKKAGKIQAFVVKDGELLEFELSLGELTDDEREIILKGCLINYYKEEN, translated from the coding sequence ATGATTAATTTGTATGAAAAAGGTGCATTTTTAGTAGACGGCACCGAACTTGTAGATGAAAAAAACGCAGAACGATTAAACCAGCTTGTTGGGTCTGTCCCGACAAAAGAAGAAGCGAAACAAAACACCATCGCATATGGAATTCTTAACGATCATAACACGTCCGGCAGCATGGACAAGCTGATGATTAAATTTGATACATTGACATCCCATGACATTACTTTTGTGGGGATTATCCAGACCGCAAGAGCGTCAGGGATTGAAAAGTTCCCGGTCCCTTATGTGCTCACAAACTGCCATAACAGCCTCTGTGCCGTTGGCGGAACGATCAATGAGGATGACCACATGTTCGGCCTGACTGCCGCAAAGCGCTACGGCGGCATGTATGTACCTCCTCATCAGGCAGTCATTCATCAGTTTGCAAGAGAAATGCTCGCAGGCGGAGGAAAGATGATCCTTGGTTCTGACAGCCATACAAGATATGGTGCACTGGGAACCATGGCTATGGGTGAAGGCGGGCCGGAACTTGTAAAGCAGCTGCTGAACCGTACTTATGATATTAACATGCCTTCCGTTGTCGGTGTTTATCTCACCGGAAAACCTGAAAAAGGGGTAGGGCCTCAGGATGTGGCTCTGGCCATCATCGGCGCCGTATTTGAGTGCGGATATGTGAACAACAAGGTAATGGAATTTGTAGGGCCTGGTGTGGCAAACCTGTCAGCGGATTTCAGGATCGGCATTGACGTTATGACCACAGAGACAACCTGTCTTTCTTCTATATGGAAGACAGATGATACCATCAAGGAATTTTATGAGATCCACGGCAGGGAAAAGGACTACAAAGAATTAAATCCTGGAGCCGTTGCATACTACGACGGAATGGTGGAAGTGGATTTATCCAAGATCAAACCGATGATCGCCATGCCATTCCATCCGAGCAATACGTATACAATTGATGAAGTCAATGCAAACTTAAGTGATGTATTGGCAGAAGTGGAAAAACGCGCCATGGTAAGCCTAGATGGAGCTGTAGATTACTCGCTTCAGGATAAGATCAAAGACGGAAAACTGTATGTAGATCAGGGAATCATCGCGGGATGTGCCGGCGGCGGATATGAGAATATCTGTGAGGCAGCTCATATCTTAAAGGGAGCCAGCATCGGTTCTGATGAGTTTACCCTGAGTGTTTACCCTGCAAGTACGCCGGTCTTCATGGAGCTTGTAAAGAACGGAGCGGTGGCGGATCTCATGGCCACAGGAGCCGTTGTAAAAACAGCCTTCTGCGGACCGTGCTTTGGAGCCGGAGACACACCTGCCAACAATGCGTTTAGTATCCGTCACTCTACAAGGAACTTCCCGAACAGAGAGGGCTCCAAGTTACAGAGCGGGCAGATCGCATCCGTGGCACTGATGGATGCTAGATCCATCGCAGCCACTGCGGCAAACAAGGGATACCTGACTCCAGCCACAGATCTGGATTCTGATTTTAATGTACCAAAGTACTTCTTTGACAAAACAATTTATGAGAACCGTGTGTTTGACAGCAAGGGTGTGGCGGATACTTCCGTGGAAGTACAGTTCGGACCCAATATAAAGGATTGGCCTAAGATGTCTGCACTCCCTGAGAATCTCTTATTAAAGGTTGTGTCTGAGATCCACGATCCAGTCACCACAACCGATGAGCTGATCCCGTCAGGGGAGACTTCTTCCTACCGCTCTAATCCTCTTGGGCTGGCAGAGTTTACGCTGTCCAGAAAAGATCCTGCATATGTGGGACTTGCAAAGGAGATTCAGAAAGGCCAGAAAGCCATTGAGGCGGGAACCTGTCCTCTGGATGTAGTAGAAGAATTAAAGCCTGTCATGGAGGCTGTCAATAAAAAGTATCCGGGAACCGGAGAAGGCAATCTTGGGATCGGAAGTACCATCTTCGCAGTGAAGCCGGGTGACGGCTCTGCCAGAGAACAGGCGGCATCCTGCCAGAAGGTATTGGGCGGATGGGCAAACATTGCCAACGGATATGCTACTAAGCGCTACCGCTCTAATCTGATCAACTGGGGAATGCTTCCGCTGACAATCGAAGAAGGAGCGCTACCGTTTAAGAACAAGGACTACTTATTCCTGCCGGGTATCAGAGAGGCAGTGGAGAAGAAAGCAGGCAAGATCCAGGCCTTTGTTGTGAAGGACGGGGAGCTTCTTGAATTTGAGCTGTCCTTGGGAGAACTTACAGATGATGAGAGAGAGATCATCCTGAAGGGATGCCTGATCAATTACTATAAAGAGGAGAACTAA
- a CDS encoding L-rhamnose isomerase: MTVEERYEAAKESYRNIGVDTDQVLENLKNVPISMHCWQGDDVAGFEGEGALSGGIQATGNYPGKARTPKELMEDIDKAMSLIPGKHRLNLHASYAVFEDGFVDRDALEPKHFKKWVEFAKKRGLGLDFNPTYFSHPKAEEATLSSENEEIRQFWIRHGQACLRISEYFAEELGTPCTMNIWIPDGFKDIPSDRKAPRARLKDSLDQILAAGYDKEKVNVAVESKVFGIGMESYTVGSHEFYMNYAAKNDILCLLDNGHYHPTEVVSDKISSMLLFSDKVALHVTRPVRWDSDHVVLLDDETKEIAKEIVMSGTEHVLLALDFFDASINRISAWVVGMRNMQKALLTAMLRPNEKLKGLQENREFTELMVMQEELKLYPAGDVWNYFCEINGVPAKEDWFQEVKAYENNILLKRD; the protein is encoded by the coding sequence ATGACAGTAGAAGAAAGATATGAGGCGGCAAAAGAAAGCTATAGAAACATCGGGGTGGACACAGATCAGGTACTGGAAAATTTAAAAAATGTACCGATCTCTATGCACTGCTGGCAGGGAGACGATGTGGCCGGTTTTGAAGGAGAGGGAGCGTTATCCGGAGGGATTCAGGCTACGGGAAACTATCCGGGAAAAGCGAGGACACCAAAAGAGCTGATGGAAGACATTGACAAGGCGATGAGCCTGATTCCGGGAAAACACAGGCTGAACCTGCACGCCAGCTACGCTGTGTTTGAAGATGGATTTGTGGACAGGGATGCCCTGGAACCGAAGCACTTTAAAAAATGGGTGGAATTTGCAAAGAAAAGAGGCCTGGGCCTGGATTTTAACCCTACTTATTTTTCTCATCCAAAAGCGGAGGAAGCGACTCTTTCCAGTGAAAATGAAGAGATCAGGCAGTTCTGGATCCGTCACGGCCAGGCATGCTTAAGGATCTCCGAATATTTTGCAGAGGAGCTTGGAACTCCCTGCACAATGAACATCTGGATCCCTGACGGCTTTAAGGACATTCCCTCAGACAGAAAGGCACCCAGAGCAAGGCTGAAGGACTCCCTGGACCAGATCCTGGCGGCAGGCTATGACAAGGAAAAAGTCAATGTGGCAGTGGAATCCAAGGTGTTTGGCATCGGCATGGAAAGTTATACCGTAGGCTCCCATGAGTTTTATATGAACTATGCGGCTAAGAATGATATCCTCTGCCTGCTGGACAACGGACATTACCATCCTACAGAGGTAGTCTCTGACAAGATCTCATCCATGCTTCTGTTTTCAGACAAGGTGGCTCTTCATGTAACCAGGCCGGTGCGCTGGGACAGCGATCATGTGGTTCTTCTGGATGATGAGACAAAAGAGATTGCAAAGGAGATCGTTATGAGCGGGACAGAGCATGTGCTCCTTGCGCTGGACTTCTTTGATGCCAGTATCAACCGTATCTCAGCCTGGGTGGTCGGCATGAGAAACATGCAGAAAGCCCTGCTCACAGCCATGCTGAGACCTAATGAGAAGCTTAAGGGGCTGCAGGAGAACAGGGAATTCACGGAGCTTATGGTGATGCAGGAGGAATTGAAGCTGTATCCGGCGGGGGACGTATGGAATTATTTCTGTGAGATCAACGGGGTACCTGCAAAAGAGGACTGGTTTCAGGAAGTAAAAGCTTACGAAAACAATATCCTGTTAAAGCGCGATTAG
- the thiD gene encoding bifunctional hydroxymethylpyrimidine kinase/phosphomethylpyrimidine kinase: MKTVLTIAGSDCSGGAGIQADLKTMAAHGVYGMSAIAALTAQNTTKVAGIYNVSKVFLEQQMDCIFTDIFPDAVKIGMLSEKELIQAAAEKLKEYGAKNIVLDPVMVSTSGSRLLSEDAIGALKETLFPLADIITPNVPEAEVLSGVRIQTKEDMQEAAAKIGEYFDGAILMKGGHSVEDANDYLFCHGRMKMFRGTRVDNQNTHGTGCTLSSAIASNLAMGCDMETSVQNAKEYITGALLDGLDLGKGSGPLNHMYRLK, from the coding sequence ATGAAGACTGTATTAACCATTGCTGGATCTGACTGCAGCGGCGGCGCAGGAATCCAGGCTGATCTAAAGACTATGGCGGCCCATGGAGTTTATGGAATGTCAGCCATAGCGGCGCTGACCGCGCAAAACACTACTAAAGTTGCAGGAATCTATAATGTTTCAAAAGTATTTCTGGAGCAGCAGATGGACTGTATATTTACAGATATTTTCCCGGATGCAGTTAAGATCGGAATGTTATCGGAAAAGGAACTGATCCAGGCAGCTGCCGAAAAGCTGAAGGAATATGGAGCAAAGAACATTGTACTGGATCCGGTTATGGTGTCTACCAGCGGAAGCCGGCTGCTCAGTGAAGATGCCATCGGCGCATTGAAAGAAACTTTGTTCCCTCTGGCGGATATCATCACACCAAATGTGCCGGAGGCGGAGGTGCTTTCCGGAGTGCGCATCCAAACAAAAGAGGATATGCAGGAGGCAGCTGCAAAGATCGGGGAATACTTTGACGGAGCGATCCTGATGAAGGGAGGGCATTCGGTGGAGGATGCCAACGATTACCTGTTCTGTCATGGCAGGATGAAGATGTTCCGTGGTACAAGAGTGGATAATCAAAATACCCATGGGACAGGCTGTACTTTATCATCTGCCATTGCATCCAACCTGGCCATGGGATGTGATATGGAGACAAGCGTTCAGAATGCAAAAGAATATATTACCGGCGCTTTGCTTGACGGACTGGATTTGGGAAAGGGCAGTGGTCCTTTAAACCATATGTACCGTCTGAAATAA
- the rhaM gene encoding L-rhamnose mutarotase yields MKQYKGFKMKLYEGQAEEYEKRHNQLWPEMKDMINEYGGSNYSIYLDPETNVLYGYIEIEDEEKWNQGADTQINRKWWDFMADIMETNPDNSPVSQDLQLVFHLD; encoded by the coding sequence ATGAAACAATACAAAGGATTCAAAATGAAGCTCTATGAAGGGCAGGCAGAAGAATATGAAAAAAGACACAACCAGCTGTGGCCGGAGATGAAGGATATGATCAATGAATATGGCGGAAGCAATTATTCTATCTATCTGGATCCGGAAACCAATGTTTTGTATGGATACATAGAAATCGAAGATGAAGAGAAATGGAACCAGGGGGCAGATACGCAGATCAACCGAAAATGGTGGGATTTTATGGCTGACATCATGGAGACGAATCCGGACAACAGCCCGGTCAGCCAAGACCTTCAGCTGGTATTCCATTTAGACTGA
- the rhaD gene encoding rhamnulose-1-phosphate aldolase produces MNVLGAEFIKGFIRMCTDGFAQGWHERNGGNATYRMKPEEVAKIREAFSLEREFTPIGTEVPGLAGEYFLVTGSGKYFRNVELKPETNIAVIEIDSRGENYRIVWGLEGGGVPTSELPSHLMNHEVKKEATGGAHRVIYHSHTPNVIALTFILPIDDKVFTRELWEMMTECPVIFPDGIGTVGWMVPGGREIAVESSRLMNKYNAIIWAHHGIFCSGEDFDNTFGLMHTVEKAAEILIKVLSVRPDKLKTITPQNFRDLGEAFQVNLPEEFLYDKK; encoded by the coding sequence ATGAACGTATTGGGAGCAGAATTTATCAAAGGATTTATCAGAATGTGCACAGACGGCTTTGCGCAGGGGTGGCACGAGAGGAACGGCGGAAATGCAACCTACCGTATGAAGCCGGAGGAAGTTGCTAAGATCAGGGAGGCATTTAGCCTGGAACGGGAGTTCACTCCGATCGGAACAGAAGTTCCGGGACTGGCCGGTGAGTATTTTTTGGTGACGGGTTCCGGCAAATACTTCCGCAATGTGGAGCTTAAGCCGGAGACAAACATCGCTGTCATCGAGATCGACAGCAGGGGAGAGAATTATCGGATCGTTTGGGGACTGGAAGGAGGCGGAGTGCCCACCAGTGAACTGCCTTCCCATTTGATGAACCACGAGGTGAAAAAAGAAGCTACAGGCGGAGCCCACAGGGTGATCTATCATTCCCACACACCTAATGTGATTGCACTGACCTTTATCCTCCCCATTGATGACAAGGTATTTACAAGAGAACTGTGGGAAATGATGACCGAGTGTCCGGTTATATTTCCAGATGGGATCGGAACTGTTGGATGGATGGTTCCGGGAGGAAGAGAGATTGCGGTGGAATCCAGCAGGCTGATGAATAAGTACAACGCTATCATATGGGCTCATCACGGCATCTTTTGTTCCGGAGAGGATTTTGACAACACCTTCGGTCTGATGCACACCGTGGAAAAGGCAGCAGAGATTCTCATAAAAGTGCTGTCTGTAAGACCTGATAAGCTTAAGACCATCACACCGCAGAATTTCAGGGATCTGGGTGAAGCATTTCAGGTAAACCTGCCAGAGGAATTTTTATACGATAAGAAATAA
- a CDS encoding ECF transporter S component, translating to MNQTKKLVYTALFTALCCVGTMVIQIPTPATHGYIHLGDAFVILSGVILGKKYGSLAAGIGSAFADIFSGYAYYAPTTFIVKFMVALCAAVLYKALTSHGVKELIAMIPCGLADILFVVAGYFLHSYITEGIGPALLSVPSNAIQGCSGLIVAAILLPILTAVPDIKKAKLCMNHE from the coding sequence ATGAATCAAACGAAAAAACTTGTATATACCGCTCTTTTCACGGCTTTGTGCTGTGTGGGGACCATGGTCATCCAGATCCCAACCCCTGCCACCCACGGCTATATTCATCTGGGTGATGCCTTTGTCATCTTAAGCGGTGTTATCTTGGGAAAGAAGTACGGCTCTCTGGCCGCCGGTATCGGCTCTGCCTTTGCGGATATCTTTTCAGGCTATGCTTACTATGCGCCGACTACCTTCATTGTAAAGTTCATGGTGGCGCTCTGTGCAGCCGTACTGTATAAAGCCCTCACCAGTCACGGAGTGAAAGAACTGATCGCCATGATCCCGTGCGGACTGGCTGACATCTTATTTGTGGTGGCAGGATACTTCCTCCACTCCTATATTACGGAGGGAATCGGACCAGCACTTTTAAGCGTGCCTTCCAATGCCATCCAGGGCTGTTCCGGCCTGATTGTGGCAGCCATTCTGCTGCCAATCCTGACGGCAGTTCCGGATATTAAAAAAGCGAAATTGTGCATGAACCACGAGTAG
- a CDS encoding purine-cytosine permease family protein, whose product MNAEYRRKASAVPPEDRPISKKNISGLGNFFGIYGGEHIAATEFVIGATLVTWGVKATDIFIGLFIGNILATLTYALICAPIGTDTRVTLYSYLKKVMGPYMQKVYNFVWGLASIAMAASMLTVSASAVREIFGIRLQTQWYPTDIKFILVVIVLGIIVTLVAANGFEAVAKFSSVCVPWMIIIFAAGVFVVVPELIKVTNGAPVHSFADFMNLLNTSVWNGAVIPGGQKLGIIHVIGFAWMCNLAYHGGLNDMALFRYAKTPKYGFITSYGMFIGHFFAWGSAGIMGATASVILNKSLLILDSGAITGAVLGATGLLAVIVAGWTTANPNIYRASLAFETIFNKIPLKKLTYVIGAVMTFAACFPITMNIMAIVNIIVLVIPAIGAVIFTEHWILPKLGGTRYWATFKGWKINYAGLFAWLISLVFVVVMTLTGVIHSYLLFLPTYLLAMVSYIILACSMGAREDYTAQKEEDQKVRAALEELMEEEDENIIEYVPKKPEFQKAAALLSYAVLAALAAVTVLVFAGGIGVETWKTISFPITVCYFVLGGIATYLKYGLTEAKEQQEVKNETIQRIQNEAL is encoded by the coding sequence ATGAACGCAGAGTATCGAAGGAAGGCATCGGCTGTCCCGCCGGAAGACCGGCCCATTTCCAAAAAGAACATTTCCGGACTTGGGAATTTCTTTGGGATTTATGGCGGAGAACACATCGCGGCTACAGAGTTTGTCATCGGCGCTACACTGGTGACCTGGGGTGTCAAGGCCACAGACATTTTTATCGGACTGTTTATCGGCAACATTCTGGCAACGCTGACATACGCACTGATCTGTGCACCGATTGGGACTGACACAAGAGTTACCCTATATTCTTACTTAAAAAAGGTCATGGGACCTTACATGCAGAAGGTTTACAACTTTGTCTGGGGGCTGGCATCCATTGCCATGGCAGCATCCATGCTGACCGTATCGGCCTCAGCAGTGAGAGAAATCTTTGGGATCAGACTGCAGACTCAGTGGTATCCGACGGATATCAAATTTATTCTGGTGGTCATTGTGCTGGGTATCATTGTAACTTTAGTGGCGGCAAATGGATTTGAGGCGGTGGCCAAATTCTCATCCGTCTGTGTGCCGTGGATGATCATTATTTTTGCAGCAGGAGTCTTCGTGGTTGTCCCTGAACTGATCAAGGTAACCAACGGGGCGCCGGTACATAGTTTTGCCGACTTTATGAATCTTCTAAACACCAGTGTGTGGAACGGGGCAGTCATTCCGGGAGGACAGAAGCTGGGTATCATCCATGTCATTGGATTTGCCTGGATGTGCAATCTGGCTTACCATGGCGGACTGAACGATATGGCATTGTTCCGCTACGCAAAGACTCCAAAATACGGATTTATTACCTCTTACGGAATGTTTATAGGACATTTTTTTGCATGGGGAAGTGCGGGAATCATGGGAGCAACAGCTTCTGTCATATTGAACAAATCTCTGCTTATCCTGGATTCAGGAGCCATCACAGGAGCCGTTTTGGGGGCAACCGGCCTGCTGGCAGTCATTGTGGCAGGGTGGACCACTGCCAATCCGAATATTTATCGTGCAAGTCTCGCATTTGAAACTATATTTAACAAGATACCACTGAAAAAGCTCACCTATGTGATCGGCGCAGTTATGACCTTTGCGGCATGCTTCCCGATTACCATGAACATTATGGCGATTGTCAACATCATTGTGCTTGTGATTCCGGCCATCGGGGCAGTGATTTTTACGGAACACTGGATCCTTCCGAAACTGGGCGGCACCAGATACTGGGCTACATTTAAAGGATGGAAGATTAATTATGCAGGTCTCTTTGCATGGCTGATCTCACTGGTATTTGTGGTGGTGATGACCTTGACCGGAGTGATCCACTCTTATCTTTTATTCCTGCCCACGTATCTTCTTGCCATGGTAAGTTATATCATTCTGGCCTGTTCCATGGGAGCCAGGGAGGACTATACGGCCCAGAAGGAAGAAGACCAGAAGGTGCGGGCGGCACTTGAGGAATTAATGGAAGAGGAAGATGAAAATATCATCGAATATGTGCCGAAGAAACCTGAATTCCAGAAAGCGGCAGCGCTCCTGTCCTATGCAGTTTTAGCTGCTCTGGCAGCTGTGACAGTTTTGGTATTCGCAGGAGGCATCGGTGTGGAAACATGGAAAACAATCTCTTTTCCGATCACGGTCTGCTACTTTGTACTGGGAGGCATTGCCACCTATCTGAAGTATGGATTAACGGAAGCCAAAGAACAGCAGGAGGTAAAGAATGAAACAATACAAAGGATTCAAAATGAAGCTCTATGA